The nucleotide window aattaaaattaaaataatgacatTTAACACCATTAAAAAAAGCtttcagaaaatcaagaaataaattGAGAAATTACCGAATCATTGAGCTCTACTCCGCCTTTGAAGAGCTCTTTCCCACTTCGTGTTACAACGGAGATCTTCATTTATGGAGTTAAAGAAAGAAACCTAGTTCAAGATTCAATTTGCAGCAAAACCTCTAAAAATTTCTGGCTAATTTTGACGGAGATCGAAAATGGTAGACTTAAATCTAGAGCATAACGAAGTAGAGTTGATAATTGAGATATTATTGCTAGTAAGAACAAGAAGAATTTAAAGCGGTACTCCCCGTCCCTAAATAAATTCTAAATagcttgttttgtatgaaaacgTCTTAGTATGAAATGGgttcatataatattttatttctttaattgattattttaagatcataattaatcgttttaaggttataagtaattattctaAAACTAGAAAAAgtgattatattaaaattaaaagtaatcatttaaatattataaataatcattttaagataaaaaaatgtatattagacCAGCACAATAAAAAATGTCTctgtgagactgtctcatttaagaattagtgaattacaaatatgatattttggacgaaattaaaaattatatatctatttaaattgtatagataatattaataaaaagttgaaatttgtcgataaatttaaaataaaataatcaatattttttcataaaaaatgtgaaaatcaacaaaaacaaattaataaaaaaaatgtaacaatCTCATATAAAAACATTCTTTTAGTTAAATGCTTGTCATATCAATTGCGTGTAGTTGGGTGGAAGTAGGAAATATTAATACCTAACTCTCTCAGAACTGATCAACCACCCTTTTATTGGGGCATGGGATTTTACGAAGACAATTGAAGTtactctatttttaattataaaaaataagaagtattattaattatattgtttGTATATAACTTATtcgaaattattaaaataattaaaaaaatatatgttgtttATTAGTGTCATAAGAGTTATAggattttattttactttttttctgTCTATTCTAATCAAGTATCATATTTGTTTATTGGTATTATTTAgcaattacttttaatttgacagtgtttggtaaaaaaaattattcaataaaatcaaTAGGTTGAATCAATTAGCTGattatttgggttaaataaAGCAATATAGTGTTTAGTAAAAGAGTTTATTGAGATGAGAGGAATGAAATGGAATTGGGGCAATGTAAGAGGGAAAATTAGCTTATTATCATTATACTCTATTAAAAGTCAATAACATCTTTAATGgcttggaaaaataataaaaaacgtattctatatattataattatcattgtaAATATAATTGCGCTATATATTTCTTAATTGATAACAGAATTAACCAGACATTAAGTAAATTGCAGCAAACTTCAATCGGTCACTATTTCTTGCTCAATCATCGGAATTGGGCACACAATataccgttggaaagctcttgaaatttaatttctaaTGCCGTTAACCTTACATTCATACGATATTCCTATTTAAAGCTATAGTCAAAAGAATAAACATGTATCAAAATACCATATGCCCATCTCATGGATCAGTTACAGCCCTACGAATGGCCAAGAAGTCTTTTAGGTGTGTGAAGTGAAGCACCACAGAAAACTAGTAGGACAGTTAACTGAGCCTTCCCCAGTTAGGTGCAAATTGCTATTTTATTATGGTTCTGGACAAGTCTAAACCAAAGCTGAAGTGCAGCTTCTAGAAGCGTTCATTCAGCACACAAGATGCTATCTTCACATGTTCTCCATCCCAAAATCAATGAATGGATATAGTAACAATTTTTGCTTACGTTTCAATCCTGTTCAGCTTCGATTTTTTGACGATTATAAACGACATAAATTAGAATCTAACATCACATAAGATCAATTGTAATGTCTACCGAACCATCAGGATGGTAAGGTATTAGAATCCTCTCTATTACCTTTCTCTATTACCTATGATAAGATTCTAACAcctattttagaataaaaaataaaatctcaaaatccCTTATTTTCCTCCATCAAGCAATTCTAACCATTGGATTGCGTAATGGACTCTCtattacattttaagtaataTAGAGGATCCTAACTCAATGGTAAATGGGAAAACGAATCATACTTCTCAAAGAAAGGGCACAAAAAAAAGAATCATACTTCATTGCAGAACAGGTAAAATAACCAACATCAGCAGCAAGTCATCAAAGATTTAAACACAAGTATCAGTTCCATGTCAAAGCCTTCATCCCAACAATACGCAATTTACTTTTCAAAACAAGTTTATTGCTCAAAAAAAGATCTTTGtttgcattgttcattgtcaagACAAACTTACTACATAAGGATAGACAGCAACAAAGATGAAATCATGGCTTTTCCTTTTGCTTATCCTTGCTCACTTCTTCCAGAGGCGGTAACGTCTGCAGGACGAAAGTTTTTCCGCGTAAGTATAAACACAAACAAGCAGTTCACACAATATACctaaaggtgttcattcgggtcctCGGGTCAATTTCAAGTCAGTTGTTCCAGGTCGGTTTAAAATCGGGTCTTGTGTCCATATTAATTTTGACATTAttgaaaattcattttaaaatcgAATTCGGTTTTAAGCTCGGGTAAATATCGGATCATCGGGTCTGTTTTAAACACCTTCTACATACCTGATATATTCAATCAAACACCAAAACATTTACTTAATTACTGACAAGTGAGAACTTATCTCAGAATTTGCAACTAGGTTTTCAACAGTTACAATATAAGTATTGTGACAGCCAATTCAATGTTCACCATTTAATCTGGAAGACTCGGATAAGTGACTAAAATCTCAGACTTAGTATTAGAGACTAATCTCAAACACGATACACCATTTAATCTCAGAGAATGTGATTAATGACTTATCTCGATCTCTTTTGACAACTTAAACGACCCAATAGCcatttttgtttctttataTGGTGAATCTATTTGGTTAATATAACAAAGCTAAATGAAAAACACATCATAATAGAACCAAGAAACTACATGCTAAATTACATCAAAAACTAATTTATTCAATCATGACATAAATCTAAATTACCCATAATCTGAAAAAACAATACAATTTAAGAAAGACACAAAAACTCACTTTctttctttaagacattataTCAAACACATGGagtgcaacaaaaaaaaaagaaggaaaagaagctCACAAGGTTAGGTTTGTAAATGTTATGAACAATGGAAGCTCCACCAAGAAGAGAACAAACAACCACCACACAAGACCATCCCAACGACGGTGTTCCAGTTGCTAATTTTCCACCTCCAAATTTtctattcattttattttgcatATCTAAATGACTAAATCCAATACAGGAAAAATAACTTCAAAGTTTATTTTGAAACAATAATCATTAGattcggaaaaaaaaaaaaaaaaaaagtaaactaatGCTTCTGACTTTCAGTTCAATctgcaacaaaataaaaaaaagttgatcTGTCAGGACAGCGCAAAATCCTCTATTGTACCGACTGATCAAGATCAACGATAGCTGTTAATCACGCTCTGATCAAGTAAGGTCGTGTCAGATATTTTTTGGCAGTGTAATATAAACATAACTTCATTTTCCAAATGTCCGATGTGGGTTACTTGAAAACATCACGCTAGTATCAACTCCGTAATAGAAATAATGGGTAAATAAATGGTTGCATACTAATATCTACTAGAAGAactttactctaaaaacaatacCTATGCTAATAAAGCTAAATTGAGTAAATGGAGTATTTAGTTATGGAATAATTACACAGGCGAATGGTAATGATTTAAATTAGTAGTTTTACATTGTGATTGGTACATTGTACACTAGTTATTTGGCCATGGTGGAATGTAGATTGGTAGGTTTCTAGGGCCATAAAAAAGTCTAAACCTTAGCTTAATCCTAATCCAACAGTGACCGTTAAGCGTCGGTGAAGACAGCCCCGGTATACATTACAAGTTCAGTTTCCAAAACCCGAAAAAAGAAATGGCTCGTAAAGAAGCATATTATATGCAGTACAAGACCAACTCAGTTGAGCTCGATAAGATGATGACAACTCGAATTATGACACTTAAAACAAATGTAGCCATAATTTGAACTTTGTGTGCAATCAAAATGTACAGATTAACAGTAAAGAGAGGAAGTACAAGGTTAGGTACTTAGGTTGTAACATGACATTTGTTTGTTATCCACTAAATAAAAACTATTCAAAAATTACAAAGGATTTcaataattacttaattgccTTTTATATACTATATTCAGTACATTATAAGCATGATTTTGCTCATCACTTATACTAGCTACACAAATGACGTTTCCCACGAATAAAAATCTGTATCATGCCCATCATTCAAGCAATGTGACATAATTCGTCGGCTATTTTGCTTTTAGATTCGCGATTGGCTCAAAAAATAGATCCGCGGATCTAGTTTTGCAAGActcagatccggatccgcggaTATTGCGGATCCcgtaccggatccgggtccaaaacggatctgacttgtttttgctttttttttttatttttggatgtgttgagattgcaataaagcgatatttataatgttaataatacATTGTGATAAATTTACTAGTCATGAattaccattgaactcaacataaatcaaaaatcaccattgaactcaacataaatcaacaacTAAACTCAAATAGATCAACATAAATCTACCACtaacatcaaataaataaaaaacaactcaacgtaaatcaaaaattaccactaaactcaacataaatcaacaactaaactcaaataaatcaacataaatctaccactaacatcaaataaataaaaaaactcaaataaatcaacataaatcaccactaaactcaacattagacatatatctaatactcaacataaatcaaaagtattgtaggaaaaaaaaaaacaaaattagggtttattaccCTCAAATCCGCCACTCCAGCCGCCTGTGAGGAGAGGGGAGAAGATCTGTCGCGATGGGCCGGTGGCTGTCGAGTGTCGAGTCGGTGGGAGTGGGAGGCAGTGTCGAGGGTGATGATGATGAGTGATGCTATGATACTGATGAGTGATGAGTGATGAGTGATGAGTGAATTGATTTGAGGAATTGAGGCCGTGAGGCAGTAGCAGACTAGTAGAGTGGTAGTATTCAAGTGAGGGAGTTTGGGTAATCTATGGCCTATGGGTATTTTAATATACttttagataataataataataataataataataataataataataataataataataataataataataataataataataaaacggGTCCTCCAGATCCGCGGGTCCGAGTCTATGTATTTTTTCGGATTCGGATTCGGACCCCTGAAATTTAAACAGATTCGGATCCGACCCAGATCCGACGGGGTCTAATTTTTAGGAGCCAGATCCGtaaaaacggatacggatctaggtcgggtccaatacccattgccatTTCCAGCTAGAGTATTATCATACAAAAATGTGTCGATTTGTTTCAAGTGTTTTCTATACAATGACCCTAATGATCGTTCATACTCCAAACACGGACTTTTTTGCAATTGATGGGTTCAAAAACTGGAAAAATATTAGACATGTATTATTGTTTAACCAAAAAGCGCTTGTGACTTaatggatagagcatctgcatgtAGAGCAAAAAGTTTGGAATTCGACTTTGCTGGATGCAGGTATTAGTTAGGGGGTTTATTGACTACTACGCATCTCTTTTTACTCCCTCATTGGGGGAACAGAtatgatttgtccgcatctttcagaAACAAGAAAACCCCCCAAATCCTGCCTTGTGCGAAATACTAGCAGTGGCCTTTACCTTTACCTTTACCTTTATGTGTTATGTATTTAATACTTTAAGTTAAAAACATTTGGTGAATCGCACCAAATTTATGTTACTTTCCATGAACACTGGTTTTGTTGAACGAAGGTGTCGtaattagggatggtcatgaggcgggtctggccagatccgaacccggacccttttattttttattgattcagGCCCTccggatctgacgggtctaggaTCCTTGATGGGTCCTTAATGAGTCTTAAACAAAGTCTCTTTGATtctcaaaattgaaccttttgcgagtctttttgtatttttgtaagcaatttattatcgtattacaaacacttgttcaagtccatgaaattcaaatacaaaacaattactaaaaaaatatttaattgtataggTTCCAAGTCCGGGTCTGAGGGGCGGGTCTAGCTCTGGGTCTCAAGGTTCGGGTCCGAACCAGTCAAATATTTTCTAGATTCAGATCCAACCCGGATTCcatgggtctcaaaaaataatacccagacccttaaaaagaaCGGGTCCAACAAGATCCTGGatccatgaccatccctactcgTAATAAAACATATAGTCTCACAGGCTCACAGCTGAGTATCACTATCAAATAAACATGTGTTATGCTACAATGACGAATTGATCATTAGTTACATCTTACAAGAGTGGAACAACAAATTTAGTGATAAATCAATGAAGTTGCTTACTCTAACTTGTATTCTAGATCTTTAACAAGGGTATACATAATCTGCTACTCTTCTCACAaatcataaatcaaaaaaagcgaattattgaatttgtattatttctaggaatcCCAGTAGTTTCTAAGCTGGGACATGTGGAGAAGAAGTTCTTCTCGTCCTAAACCAGTTACACTACTGGTCATAATCCATGGCGGATGTTGCTTGTAGTTCTCTCTAATCAACTGCTGGAAATTTCTGATGTTTTCCTCAGGCCGTGCACCTTTTCCTCCTTTACTCTTATCACATTTGGTGAATACAAAAGTGATAGGTATCTGCATATGAGCCGAGTAGTTAACatcactgtcacatgattcactaatcttctTGTGAATCGCGAATCGCGAATCAACGAATTATgatcggttttgggctattttagagCCATTTCaagcgaatcgcgaattcaaaaagcgaattaacttGTCGAATTATTCTATAATGGTCAGCATAAGTGTTGAACAGACGAAAAGTATACCTTGTTGCGTCCAAGCCAATTAGCACAATCAAGATCAATCTTCTGTGGGGGAACACTTGCATCAACAAGAAGCAGCACGGCCACTAGTGTATTTCTGTTCAGGAAGTAGCCTTTTGTGAACACAGACCAGTCTGTTCGAGCAGATTCAGAGGCTTTGGCAAACCTGTGAAAGAGAATACCTATGATGAGATACAAGAAAATGTTGCACATTTGTAGGAATCAGTATAATTACTACATAGAGTACATACATAAGATTAACTAGCCAGAAACTGCCTATCAAAAACTTCAAGCGGATTTCACCACATATAAACTCAATTAAGAAAGTATCTCACTTAATTTCTTATGCAACTATATTTACTTCCAAATTTGCATGTTTACGCGTAATAGTCTTACACTAGCGAAAAAGTATGAGACCAATCAGATGATTTATAATAGACGATAGTAAAAAGACTAGTCAAATTGATAACAATGGCAAACACATTTGCATAAACGCAATGAAAAGCATAACATAATCTACTATGATAAAATGacttataaatttgatttttcaattataaaatgatAATAGAATATTATGAAATGATTTATTAAATCATTTGTTATTAATGTAAAATCCAGATGAAGTTTGGAGCCGACCTTCCAAACACCGCCTAGAAGCGAGCCAGCATGACTACATAAGCTGATGAGAATCATGGTTTGACCTAGTATTAGAATGTTTTCCCTTCCACCCTTGTGACAGAGGTTTTCATGTTACTATATACACGAAGAATTAATCCTCTCTACCTTTTGCATAAAAGATTCCCTAACAACCCCGAATACAAAAAAATGATATGCCATATTGTCATCTATGTGCAGGAAAAATAACTGATAGCGTAATGAAGCTCAAATAATGCAAtccataaatatatttaaaagaatgaTAAAGAAATTCAATTGTTTAGAGCAACAAGATTTATGATCAAACACAGAAATTGCTACATAAAATTTTCAGAGACTCACCCATATCCAGGCAAGTCAACAATATACCAGCTCCTGTTAATCAGAAAATGGTTGATGAGTTGAGTCTTCCCTGAAAATAAGTAAGCAACCAAAAGATAAATCAGTAGCTTGGCTAAATCAAAAGTTCCATTGCCACTTAAGTAGCTCCTTCATAGATGGGATCACATATACAAAACCTTGATAATAAGGAGTGATCCCAGAACCAATcactattgaaaataaaaaaattacacaaaatattccaaatttaaaatcttttaaaaattacaaacatATCAAATTCCAAAACAATTCCATTCTACAAAATTAAGTGGGTTTGATAAATCACTTGAAGTCAAAAGCTACTTGGAGCAACGTTTGGATTTTGGCTTAAGACGAGCTTTTTAGCCGGGTTGAAATCCATTTTTAAGCCAAATTTCAAGTGAGGAATTAAAACAAACAGCTGGTAGGCATGGGAAAAAACCTGGTTTTTTAGATGTTAAAGCAACTTCTTTCTTCTTAACAAGAGCGTTAATAAGAGAAGATTTCCCAACATTAGACCGACCCAGAACGGCAAATTCAGGCAACCCATCTTTGGGGCAATCTTTAGGCATGTTACTGCTCTTTACAAACTCAACTTCCTTAATCCGGGAATGACCCGCATAGGGTCCTACCACAATATTGGACCCAGGAAGGACCATTTCTTCCGTTGTGTCGTTCGGGTCGACACCCGGGGGAACGAAGAGTACCGTTTGGGTGAATTTACTGGCGGATGAAGGTGGTGAAGGAGCTGCAGAACTAGAGAATCCATGGCGGTTGGTGGGATGATTAATGGAGAGAAAAAATGGGGGATCTagggggaaggaaaaggagaaaTTGAAGGATCTGGGATAATGGCTGGTGGGTTTTGGAGAGGATGACAATTGAGGGATGAAGAAACGAACTCTTTGCAACAGCATTTTTACCCGCCAATTATGGAAACTGATTGGTGGGTTAACACTGAAAAGACTTGGATTTAAACCATTCATGCGaagataaacttaaaaaaaaataaaatatcgtGCATAATCTAACTTTTACtcgatttattaattaattatgcaCTTACCTAAAAATATTATTGGGCAAAGTACGACCTGTTTTTACAGATAAATTagcaaaaacaaaaaagtaaattaaaataacaaaaaaattatgaaaaagagTAAAAAATTCAGAATATCCCACCCCTTCCCACGATCAGCAGGCTCAGCCCCGGCGTAGCCCTAACCACTACCATAATTTCATCATTCGGTGTAGAAGATTAGACCACCACACATGTTATTACAAGGGCAATTAAGAGGAGAATTAATGGAAACTGATGCTGATTGATAGAATGAGATTCTAATCCCTCCAAGAAATACCAATAAAGAGAAATCTTAGCTACTTTGGATTAGAAAAACTTTGTTAATACGTTTACTGTCGCCATTAAATTTGAGCTTGTGGAGGATGACAGTTGGGAAGAGGTACGAAGAAGAAATGAGTGGTGGCACGTGGGGGGGGGCAGGGAGAGGGGATGAAATGGTGGCTGTTAGGAAGACACAGGGAGAAGGAATGCGGTGGTTGAAGATTGAGAGGGCCAGGGGGAGAGGATGGGGTGGTGGACTAGTGGCTGTTGGGGAGGGGATGGAGTTTAGTTTGTTgtgtgggtttttttttttttttcagttttttacttaattttttttattttttctgttttatgttaattatttaacttttttaaaaaaattgcatgTAACCGATCACTATGATTTACTCTTGGCAAATATGCTTCAAAGTTAAgatattcatagttaattaatagttgggattattgtaagaaaatcgagtataggttggattattcaggGTAATCTTTCCTTATAAAAATAGccatttgaaaaaatttaatttataaaataagcaTTTTTATGTCAAAGTTTAAACTTAGAGTTTGTACGctattactaaaaacggaaaaAACAAATTGAACCTAACTGACTCCTAACCGACCCAATCCATTAGTTATGATGCTAGGtttctagaaaaaaaattatttaaattgaatttGTATCGGGCCATAATCATTAAGTGATTTCAAAAGCTTGAACCCAAGCACACACTGATTTAAGTGGAGTCGatcttattttcaaaaaagaaattgGAGTCGAACTTAAAACTAAAAAGTAACTAAACCTAATTGGCTCTAAACTTCCCAAAGAGTTGGTTAGAGGCGACTTGACTATCAATGATGTTTTGGAATTAAAGCGCAATTAAAGGTGAAACTTAACGATAAtgctaaataagaaaatttctttGGATCAAACCAAATCGAATtagataaaataatatcaatcaaAATTATACTCCCTAGTTATGTTTTGATCactatttttttcacaaaaatacGTACATCTTTAGTGCAATTTTCACCTATCATTTATGAAAAGATGGTCAATCATGTTTAGATGAAATAATATATTCTTAcatactttattattattggtattgatATTAGTATCTAAAATATTCAAGCACTGTATGGATTAGGAGATCAAAATtgtggaattaagaaaaataaacaattttttaaatgggTTTATCTAATGTATATAATAATCTAGCTTATATAGGTCTTACATTAGATAAACCATTTTtcaatatgaaaatataataaaaaatttaataaaagggataatataaaatataaattacaagagcaaaattagtaaaagaaaagaaaattatagtAAAACTAGTATTGAAtggaatatataattttaaagaataatacaagtatatattatcgtgataaaatttatcgaatatataattttaaaagaaaaaattaaaaacttaatatttaaaacaattatttattgagcaacacattttcattcaattaaacgTATCAAATTTTAAGTTAGGCATATAAAATTACTATAACAAGTTATATAAATACTTAACTAAATTTagctttaattaaaaaaaaattcaaattctaaATTGAGTAAATACTAAAGATAACATTTGACATTTGACGTGATTTCTAACATTCAGTCGCGCGCGATCGGACTGCGGTATAGTCGCGTAAAACGTACAACTGGAACGCGGTGGAGTCGCGTGTTTTACGCGACCATACCGCGGTCTGGTCGTTGCGTGACTAGATGTTAAAAATCTCTGTAAACTTTAAatgatcgtcatttctcgctcggttgTCAGAATTAGGCATATAATATgttgttggaaagctcttgaagtttAGTTTCTAATGATCGTAAATCTTGCATCAATAATATTTTTCCATAAAaagttatgcccaaaagattgaacatatattaaatttcagcacaaataaactttaaacgatcgtcatttctggctcggttatcggaattgggcatataatatagcATTGAAAAGATCTTGAAGACTAGGTTCTAATACTGCAAACATTGCAATTATatgctttttatttttaaaattatagctaaaagagtgaacatgtatcaaattttaatacAATCATATTGATGCCGCAATCATATTGATGTTCATTTTCGTTGGCCattgtaatttgatttttaattttagctt belongs to Amaranthus tricolor cultivar Red isolate AtriRed21 chromosome 17, ASM2621246v1, whole genome shotgun sequence and includes:
- the LOC130803611 gene encoding GTP-binding protein At2g22870; the encoded protein is MNGLNPSLFSVNPPISFHNWRVKMLLQRVRFFIPQLSSSPKPTSHYPRSFNFSFSFPLDPPFFLSINHPTNRHGFSSSAAPSPPSSASKFTQTVLFVPPGVDPNDTTEEMVLPGSNIVVGPYAGHSRIKEVEFVKSSNMPKDCPKDGLPEFAVLGRSNVGKSSLINALVKKKEVALTSKKPGKTQLINHFLINRSWYIVDLPGYGFAKASESARTDWSVFTKGYFLNRNTLVAVLLLVDASVPPQKIDLDCANWLGRNKIPITFVFTKCDKSKGGKGARPEENIRNFQQLIRENYKQHPPWIMTSSVTGLGREELLLHMSQLRNYWDS